Proteins found in one Longimicrobiaceae bacterium genomic segment:
- a CDS encoding homoserine kinase has product MSGRSWATAFAPASVGNVGVGFDVLGHVVDAVGDEVTVRRTDEPGVRIVSVTGLDDALPTAPEANTATAGLVRMAEELALPFGMEVEIRKGIPLGSGMGGSAASAVAGVVAANRLLPEPLGLDGLLRYALVGEAVASGAAHGDNVAPMLHGGLVLVRSIDPPDVVPLPVPPSVRCVLVHPHLRLDTRAARAVLRREVDLHVLVAQSANLAAFVAACFTGDLALLGRSL; this is encoded by the coding sequence GTGAGCGGACGGAGCTGGGCCACGGCCTTCGCGCCCGCGTCCGTCGGCAACGTGGGCGTGGGGTTCGATGTGCTGGGCCACGTGGTGGACGCGGTGGGCGACGAGGTCACGGTGCGGCGGACGGACGAGCCGGGCGTGCGCATCGTCTCGGTGACGGGGCTGGACGACGCGCTGCCCACGGCGCCGGAGGCGAACACGGCCACGGCGGGGCTGGTGCGGATGGCGGAGGAGCTGGCGCTGCCGTTCGGGATGGAGGTGGAGATCCGCAAGGGCATCCCGCTCGGCTCGGGGATGGGCGGCTCGGCGGCGTCCGCGGTGGCCGGTGTCGTGGCTGCCAACCGGCTGCTGCCGGAGCCGCTGGGGCTGGACGGGCTGCTGCGGTACGCGCTGGTGGGTGAAGCGGTGGCGAGCGGGGCCGCGCACGGCGACAACGTGGCGCCCATGCTGCACGGCGGCCTGGTGCTGGTGCGCTCCATAGACCCGCCGGACGTGGTGCCGCTGCCGGTGCCGCCGTCCGTGCGCTGCGTGCTGGTGCACCCGCACCTGCGGCTGGACACGCGCGCTGCCCGCGCCGTGCTGAGGCGCGAGGTGGACCTGCACGTGCTGGTGGCGCAGTCCGCGAACCTGGCGGCGTTCGTGGCCGCGTGCTTCACGGGCGACCTGGCGCTGCTGGGCCGCTCGCTGG
- a CDS encoding YbaK/EbsC family protein, with protein MINLPAHEHLDRLTIPYERREFSPETEKGAANVAHALGFRERQMVKTLVFEAAGGERVLVMVGGDQNAVSGFLKKAIGSKDIRMASLDAVKETTGYVVGSVPPFGWQPPGFRTFVDAALMDEEVLGVGTGQWGHEILISPSDLVRASGARVVNLTDRDRPAPGSGA; from the coding sequence ATGATCAACCTGCCCGCGCACGAGCACCTGGACCGCCTGACGATCCCGTACGAGCGGCGCGAGTTCTCGCCCGAGACGGAGAAGGGCGCGGCGAACGTGGCGCACGCGCTGGGCTTCCGCGAGCGGCAGATGGTGAAGACGCTCGTCTTCGAGGCCGCCGGCGGCGAGCGCGTCCTGGTGATGGTGGGCGGAGACCAGAACGCCGTGTCCGGGTTCCTGAAGAAGGCCATCGGGTCCAAGGACATCCGCATGGCCAGCCTGGACGCGGTGAAGGAGACGACCGGCTACGTCGTCGGCTCCGTGCCGCCGTTCGGGTGGCAGCCGCCGGGCTTCCGCACGTTCGTGGACGCGGCGCTGATGGACGAGGAGGTGCTGGGCGTGGGCACCGGCCAGTGGGGCCACGAGATCCTCATCTCCCCGTCGGACCTGGTGCGCGCCAGCGGCGCCCGCGTGGTGAACCTGACCGACCGCGACCGTCCGGCGCCGGGCTCGGGCGCGTGA